A part of Crassostrea angulata isolate pt1a10 chromosome 5, ASM2561291v2, whole genome shotgun sequence genomic DNA contains:
- the LOC128186011 gene encoding ATP-dependent helicase wrn-1-like, with product MDLTEEKRKEIESTFNVSSLRENQVSGIKAICNGKDVFVGLKTGSGKSIFYESLPIVYPSAIIIVITALVSIMKEQTQRLCKLGFKATYIGRDPTDYAINEGIFKFIFASPEALVGDRKWRDVVANLRDRIKVIVVDEVHTVVQWGEGNKHHEAFREHFSHIGELPAICPNVPIAALTATSGPLQSRKIMKSLCHRTSETVVISESPDRKNIKMSSICIPNNSDIEEVLSWLIDEFEAKKDALPRHIIFAESITDVSEIYSIFRKRIGIDKSETYEMFNSKTVEGRK from the exons ATGGATTTGACAGAGGAAAAGAGAAAGGAGATCGAATCAACATTTAACGTGTCGTCTCTTAGAGAAAATCAAGTCAGTGGAATAAAAGCAATATGTAACGGAAAAGATGTTTTTGTAGGATTAAAAACAGGTAGTGGAAAGTCGATTTTCTACGAGAGTTTACCCATTGTTTATCCATCTGCCATCATTATTGTTATCACAGCCCTCGTCTCGATAATGAAGGAGCAAACCCAGAGACTATGCAAATTAGGTTTCAAGGCAACATATATTGGACGTGATCCCACAGACTACGCAATTAACGAGGGAATATTCAAGTTCATATTTGCCAGTCCTGAGGCGCTAGTTGGTGACAGGAAATGGAGAGATGTAGTAGCAAACTTAAGGGACAGAATAAAGGTTATCGTAGTAGACGAGGTACACACCGTCGTACAGTG GGGTGAGGGAAACAAACACCATGAGGCCTTCAGGGAACACTTTAGCCACATAGGAGAACTTCCCGCCATTTGCCCTAATGTTCCGATAGCAGCTTTAACTGCAACTTCCGGTCCATTACAGAGCCGTAAAATTATGAAGAGTTTGTGCCATAGGACATCGGAAACTGTGGTTATATCAGAGTCGCCAGACAGGAAAAATATCAAGATGTCCTCGATATGTATACCAAACAACAGTGACATTGAAGAGGTCCTCAGTTGGTTAATAGATGAGTTTGAAGCCAAAAAAGATGCACTTCCAAGACATATAATTTTCGCTGAATCTATAACTGACGTCTCtgaaatatattcaatatttcggAAGCGAATTGGTATTGATAAAAGTGAAACCTACGAGATGTTCAACAGCAAAACTGTGGAAGGCAGGAAATAA